CCCCGACAGGGTGTCAAAGCTGTAGGCCGTGGCCTTGAATATCTGCTTGTCGGCCAGAAAAGTTACCGTGGTGCCGGTTTTGGCGGACTTGCCGATGGTCTTCAGCGGGTATTGGGTTATGCCCCGCTCGTAGCGCTGCTGGTAGACCTTGCCGTCGCGCTGGACCTCGACCTCCAGCCACTCGGACAGGGCGTTGACCACGCTGACCCCCACCCCGTGCAGGCCGCCGGAGATGGTGTAGGCCTTGTTGTCAAACTTGCCCCCGGCGTGCAGGATGGTCATGGCCACCTCCACCCCCGGCTTCTTCTCGGTGGGATGCATGTCCACCGGGATGCCCCGGCCGTTGTCGGTCACCATCACCGAGCCGTCCTTGCGCACCGTCACCGTCACGTGGTCGCAGGCCCCGGCCATGTGCTCGTCCACCGCGTTGTCCACCACCTCGTAGACCAGGTGGTGCAGACCGCGGACGCTGGTGTCGCCAATGTACATGGCCGGCCGCCGCCGCACCGCTTCCAGGCCTTTTAGGACCGTGATCTTCTCGCTGCCGTAAGACTCTGCCATATATCCCCTCTTTATATCATTTCCGGTTTAAAAGTTTCTTGATCAACAATTTTACGACCAACCCACGACAAAAACCCAACTACTGGATAGTGGTTACTGACCACCGGATGCAACCCAGGCAATTTATTTTTTGCCAGTATCCCCCACTCTAAATACTATCTCCTTGATGATCTCCCGACCAAGCATCTTGTTCAGCTTGTCCTTGATCTGGATCCGCATGAAGGTGCACTCCTGTACCCAGGCCGGGTTCTGGGCCAGCACCGTCATCCGGCCCCGGTAAACTGATTCCGCCAGGGTCTTGGCCGCCATCTTGGGGCCCACCGCCTCAGCCCAGATCAGCAGGGCCTGGCCCTCGTCCACCTTCTTGTCGATCTCCAGGTTCTTTAAAAGCCTGTCCAGGATGGGGCCTACCGATTCCGGTCTGGTTGGATGAGCCATTTAGCACCGCCGTAATAATAGTAGTAACGTAGGACCTGTAGGTCAGGTAAGGTGGGAGTGAAACACGGGTTTTGCCTGATCACCGGATTTTTCAGGATACTATGACTCTGCCCTGAAAATTATTGGCCGAATTCAAGGAAATCTGCGCAATGCTTCGATAAACTCAGCACAACGTCTGCGGATCGTATCGTTGTCTTAGTAAAAGTTGACCGAATGCTCCGCCAGCTTTCCCTGCTGGTATACGAACTTGGCCGAGAACAATCCTGGCTTGTCCAGCCAGGGCAGGAAGATGTGGTCGCCCTCCCACAGGTCCAGTTTCGTGAGTTCAGGATCCTTGATCCAGCTTAGGTGGCCCTCATCGGTCTCGGAGAGGGAACCTTGAATGTCATCGGCCACAAACACGAAGACGTACCAGTCGTCGTTCTCATCAAAAGAGGGAAAGGTCAAAAAGCCTTTGAGCACCGGTTTGCTGATCAGCAGCCCGCTCTCCTCTTCGACCTCGCGGATCACGCATTCCTCCGGGGTCTCGCCGGGATGGAATTTTCCGCCCAGTCCGTTCCATTTGCCGTAGTGCATGTCGTCCGCCCGCTTGATGCGGTGCATCATCAGGGTCTGGCCGTTGCGCCGGAGGTAACACAGGGTGGCTATTTTCATTTTACAAGACAGAAAAGTAGTAATTTTACCAGTAGTCAAGTAGTAACGTAGAAAAGTAACTGAAAGCCAGTATATAGATTTAATCTTTTCGTGTTTTTTAGTGGGCAAAGAAAAGAAAGTTACTCCGCTATGACCCGCCCGGCTTCTATCCTGAATTTCTTAAATCCTTC
Above is a window of bacterium DNA encoding:
- a CDS encoding 8-oxo-dGTP diphosphatase → MKIATLCYLRRNGQTLMMHRIKRADDMHYGKWNGLGGKFHPGETPEECVIREVEEESGLLISKPVLKGFLTFPSFDENDDWYVFVFVADDIQGSLSETDEGHLSWIKDPELTKLDLWEGDHIFLPWLDKPGLFSAKFVYQQGKLAEHSVNFY
- a CDS encoding DUF721 domain-containing protein translates to MAHPTRPESVGPILDRLLKNLEIDKKVDEGQALLIWAEAVGPKMAAKTLAESVYRGRMTVLAQNPAWVQECTFMRIQIKDKLNKMLGREIIKEIVFRVGDTGKK